A genomic window from Pungitius pungitius chromosome 12, fPunPun2.1, whole genome shotgun sequence includes:
- the lfng gene encoding beta-1,3-N-acetylglucosaminyltransferase lunatic fringe, whose amino-acid sequence MLMSSYKKTAVSVGSAACVCLLLLLLSLVAVQHHRVQVGDAPADGGDAGTRSLLQDAAPGGERDAPTKKGFSAYFTKLTRGRREVERPAGSPATGADPPPAEDISADDVFIAVKTTKKFHQSRLSLLLDTWISRNMQQTYIFTDGEDVELKKKIGGHAINTNCSAAHSRQALSCKMAVEYDKFIESGKKWFCHVDDDNYVNVRTLVRLLSQYPHTQDAYIGKPSLDRPIEATERLGDNKMKPVNFWFATGGAGFCVSRGLALKMSPWASGGHFMNTAEKIRLPDDCTVGYIIESVLGVPLTRSNLFHSHLENLQQVSRSEIHKQITLSYGMFENKSNIIHFKGAFPVEEDPSRFRSVHCLLHPDTPWCPPQVAF is encoded by the exons ATGCTGATGAGCAGCTACAAGAAGACAGCCGTCTCCGTGGGCAGCGCGGCGTGcgtctgcctgctgctgctgctgctgtcgctcGTCGCCGTGCAGCATCACCGCGTTCAGGTGGGGGACGCGCCGGCCGACGGAGGGGACGCGGGGACGCGCTCTTTGCTCCAGGATGCCGCGCCGGGGGGCGAGCGGGACGCGCCGACCAAGAAGGGATTCTCCGCGTACTTCACCAAGCTGACGCGGGGACGCAGGGAGGTGGAGAGGCCCGCGGGCTCCCCGGCGACCGGCGCCGACCCGCCCCCGGCCGAGGACATCAGCGCCGATGACGTCTTCATCGCCGTGAAGACCACCAAGAAGTTCCATCAGTCCAGGCTGAGTCTGCTCCTGGACACGTGGATCTCCAGGAACATGCAACAG ACGTACATCTTCACAGACGGAGAGGATGTGGAGCTCAAAAAGAAAATTG GGGGTCACGCCATCAACACAAACTGCTCGGCAGCTCACAGCCGCCAAGCGCTCTCCTGCAAGATGGCGGTGGAATACGACAAGTTCATCGAGTCGGGGAAAAA GTGGTTCTGTCACGTGGACGACGACAACTACGTGAACGTCCGGACTCTGGTGAGGCTCCTGTCCCAGTACCCCCACACCCAGGACGCGTACATCGGTAAACCCAGTCTGGACCGGCCCATCGAGGCCACGGAGAGGCTGGGGGACAACAAGATG aAACCAGTCAACTTCTGGTTCGCTACTGGGGGAGCGGGCTTCTGCGTGAGCCGAGGTCTGGCGCTGAAGATGAGCCCGTGGGCCAG CGGCGGCCACTTCATGAACACAGCCGAGAAGATCCGGCTGCCCGACGACTGCACCGTGGGCTACATCATCGAGTCGGTCCTGGGGGTCCCTCTGACCCGCAGCAACCTGTTCCACTCCCACCTGGAGAACTTGCAGCAGGTGTCCAGATCGGAGATACACAAGCAG ATCACCCTCAGTTATGGGATGTTCGAAAACAAGAGTAACATCATACATTTCAAAGGGGCTTTTCCTGTGGAGGAGGACCCATCGAG GTTCAGGTCTGTGCACTGTCTCCTGCACCCAGACACCCCGTGGTGCCCCCCTCAGGTTGCCTTCTAG